The Metarhizium brunneum chromosome 3, complete sequence DNA window GTCCATGTCCATATCCATGTCCTCGTTGAAGATGAAGTTGGCTCTTTCGTCGTAGTGGACGTCTTGGTCGAAGATTGTGGTTTGCTTGTagcccatgtccatgtcctggTAGTCGTTGGTTCTCTCTTAGTAGTCGTTGACGCTATCTTTGTGGACGTCGACTCTCTCTTTGTGGTCGTTGGTTCTTTCTTCGTAGTCGTCGACTCTTTCTTTGTACTAGTCGTCGGCTCTCTCTTCGTAGTAGTCGTTGGCTCTCTCTTTGTGGTAGTCGGCTCCTTCTTTGTAGACGTTGTCTCTTTCTTTGTAGTTGTTGGCTCTCTCTTGGTGGTAGACGACTTGGACTCAGTCACCGGCTTGCTGGAAGACGAGGGCCTGGTCCAAGTCTTGACCGTAGTAGGTTTAGTGGTGTGTTGCGTCGATGTGTGAACAGACTTGGTAACCGTGGTAGTCTTCGCATGATGCTCCGTCTTCGGTACATATACATAGACAGTTCCTTTACACTTTTGGCACTCGGGGTGCTTTGTAGATATCGATGTAGTCACACAACCTTCCTCGGCAGGCATGGTGTGGGTAGCATATGGCGGCGATTCGTGACCTGGTGTCTCCCACTCATGCCACTTCTTGGTAGTGCATGCATTATGGCAATGGCCCAGGTCAAGATACGTGGTGGCAAAAACTTCGACAGTCCGGGCCTCAATATCAccggcaatggcctgctgCGCCAAGAATGGTGCAATGAGTGCCAGTTTCGCCAGAGAGGCCGTCAAGAAGCCACGATGTGTAGGCATGTTTTGTCACCAGGATGTtgaacaagaaggaaaaaaaggaggGACGAAATAACGAGCGATGGTGGTGAAAAATGGTAACGAGTGATGGgtgaaggaaaagaagagagatgACCAAGGGTAGACTTGACCCGGGCAGCAAACAATTCTTATGTATTTTCAGTTTCTGCTGTTGGGCGATGCCGCCAGCGGATGCATTCCCCTTGACACGATAACTAGTGGCGTCTGGGCTGGATCTTCTAGCGTGGCGGTAGCATGCTCGAGGATGATCTTACACAAACGTGTAATGAAGGTTCTGTCGTCGCGGGGTGAGACAATACTACTGCTTCCGGGCGATGCAGGGCGGGCAGGTCTCAAATTCCCGTGAAATAGTGCAGGGAGGCTTCTTTGGCCGGGTGATTAGGCAGTCCAAGACAATAActgtaaaaaaaaaagagcttATGCTTGACATCGACCAAGCGGGAGAAACGTTGATGCAAACATCCAAGACTTGACCGAAATTAATCGTGGTTGCTCTAGGACGGGACAGATCCCTGCGGCGGCAGGAACCGTAGCATCGTGAAGTGTTTATTTCATCTGAAAGGGTCTGGTTGAAACATACGCTGCCTACCAGTGGCAAGTCCCCGACTTATCCAGCCCATACCTGGCCCGTCATGACTGGACACTCGTGAGCAATGTTTGGTACTCGAGGCCAACTTCATCTTTATCTACTGCGGTCCGTCGCCCCTGGG harbors:
- the MPG1 gene encoding Hydrophobin-like protein MPG1, coding for MPTHRGFLTASLAKLALIAPFLAQQAIAGDIEARTVEVFATTYLDLGHCHNACTTKKWHEWETPGHESPPYATHTMPAEEGCVTTSISTKHPECQKCKGTVYVYVPKTEHHAKTTTVTKSVHTSTQHTTKPTTVKTWTRPSSSSKPVTESKSSTTKREPTTTKKETTSTKKEPTTTKREPTTTTKREPTTKRTNDYQDMDMGYKQTTIFDQDVHYDERANFIFNEDMDMDMDFNQATLFYQDVNCDERANDYKERANDYQAPLSTKTSTATKEPTSTKREPTTTKREPTSTKHETTTTRTWTWTSKPLSTKTSTATKEPTSTKREWTTTKRESTSTKRETTSTKRYPRPTPHSGPTVGDANAQCGNHQVLSCCRSGNSAGLLNNVLGGQCSPINVLIALVPLQNACSNQVACCTGSANGLLNVECTNLNV